Proteins encoded by one window of Vicinamibacterales bacterium:
- a CDS encoding TonB-dependent receptor, producing MKTTQRTLGALAILAALASHAGAQGLQSGMLTGTVTTADGLSLPGATITVESPALQGARTAVTDVNGNYVLRGLPPGDYTARVEMDGMAPRAERTSVALGRTTVLDATMSIAGISETVTVAATASPVVANPVVGANLRKRDVDSLPIGRTPQNIAELSPGLTDNTPSANQVTISGGFGFDNAFLVDGVDVNDNIFGTANNLYVEDAVEETQVLTSGISAEYGRFSGGVINMVTKRGGNRFSGSYRANLSNPAWVAETPFETTPRRDVLQLMSEATLGGPVLRDRLWFFAAGRTENSSTPFTFVDSGIAGETGTEETRLDVKVTNTWRSRHTVQASYLDTELTQSGVRGIVSAAVDPRVLVTRKTPQSLAVASWQGVLSPQLFATAQYSQKRWGFRGNGGTSTAVIDSPFRTRGGGGLPSGRLYNAPYLDANDPEDRDNRQLAGSVSYFVSDRRFGSHDLKAGVERFTTSYRGGNSQSATGYVFYSNYVADAAGRPVFNADGTLTPQFVTGRSMLYTWLPTRGATMDINTTSLYAQDRWAATRHLSFDLGLRHERVRNDSTGGVVSANTDAWLPRLAAAYDLRGDGAWVAQATYGRYAGRYSEAQFTANSDVGNPSLLISVYTGATGQGLDFAPGLDPANYTVPVFGSFPTANVSFEDGLSSARNTEMTASFGGELGARGYVKATYVHRRTSNVIEDFITSALGATTIVRDGVEVGTYDNIQYRNVGDALYREYDALVLQNRYRLTNAWSLSGHWTLQLRNNGNFEGEAANRPGATSPFGDYPEAFNAERHYPVGRLDDFQRHKVRVWTTYLADLGRAGSLDVTALYRYNSGLTYSLRANGEPLSALQTANAAAAGYAGLPGGGVQTIYFGDRGTGAFNGYGVVDLNVGYNVPVFRSLRPYVKLELLDVLNNQTLATFDTTVSADWSGPLDALGLPTTYVKGPRFGQATRSADYPAWRTGQTGGRAFLMAMGLRF from the coding sequence ATGAAGACCACGCAACGCACGCTCGGCGCGCTGGCGATTCTCGCTGCGCTGGCGAGCCATGCGGGCGCCCAGGGCCTGCAGTCCGGCATGCTCACGGGCACGGTCACCACCGCCGACGGGCTCTCGCTGCCCGGGGCGACCATCACCGTCGAGTCACCGGCGCTGCAGGGTGCGCGCACGGCGGTGACCGACGTCAACGGCAACTACGTCCTGCGCGGCTTGCCGCCCGGCGACTACACGGCCCGCGTGGAGATGGACGGCATGGCTCCTCGGGCCGAGCGCACGTCCGTCGCGCTGGGACGCACGACGGTGCTGGACGCCACGATGTCGATCGCCGGCATCTCGGAGACGGTGACCGTCGCCGCCACGGCCTCGCCGGTCGTCGCCAACCCGGTCGTCGGCGCGAACCTCCGAAAGCGCGACGTCGACAGCCTGCCGATCGGCCGAACGCCGCAGAACATCGCCGAGCTGTCGCCGGGCCTCACCGACAACACGCCCAGCGCGAACCAGGTCACGATCTCGGGCGGCTTCGGCTTCGACAACGCCTTCCTCGTGGACGGCGTGGACGTGAACGACAACATCTTCGGCACCGCGAACAACCTCTACGTGGAAGACGCGGTCGAGGAGACCCAGGTGCTCACGTCGGGCATCTCCGCGGAGTACGGCCGCTTCTCCGGCGGCGTCATCAACATGGTGACCAAGCGCGGAGGCAACCGCTTCTCCGGCAGCTACCGCGCGAACCTCTCGAACCCGGCCTGGGTCGCCGAGACGCCTTTCGAGACCACGCCCCGGCGCGACGTCCTGCAGCTGATGTCGGAAGCGACGCTGGGCGGTCCCGTCCTTCGCGACCGCCTGTGGTTCTTCGCGGCGGGCCGGACGGAGAACTCGTCCACCCCCTTCACGTTCGTGGATTCGGGCATCGCGGGCGAGACCGGCACCGAGGAGACGCGCCTGGACGTCAAGGTCACCAACACCTGGCGGAGCCGCCACACCGTCCAGGCCAGCTACCTCGACACGGAGCTCACGCAGAGCGGCGTGCGCGGCATCGTGTCGGCCGCCGTCGACCCGCGCGTCCTCGTGACCCGCAAGACGCCGCAGTCGCTGGCGGTGGCGAGCTGGCAGGGCGTGCTGTCGCCGCAGCTCTTCGCCACGGCGCAGTATTCCCAGAAGCGCTGGGGCTTCCGTGGGAACGGCGGTACCAGCACGGCCGTCATCGACTCCCCGTTCCGCACCCGAGGCGGCGGCGGGCTCCCGTCGGGCCGCCTCTACAACGCGCCGTACCTCGACGCGAACGACCCGGAGGACCGCGACAACCGGCAGCTGGCCGGCAGCGTGTCCTACTTCGTCTCGGACCGCCGCTTCGGCAGCCACGACCTGAAGGCGGGCGTGGAGCGCTTCACGACGTCCTATCGCGGCGGCAATTCGCAGTCGGCGACGGGCTACGTCTTCTACTCGAACTACGTGGCCGACGCCGCGGGCCGGCCGGTGTTCAATGCCGACGGCACGTTGACGCCCCAGTTCGTCACGGGCCGCTCGATGCTCTACACCTGGCTGCCGACGCGCGGCGCCACGATGGACATCAACACCACGTCCCTCTACGCCCAGGACCGGTGGGCCGCGACGCGGCACCTGTCCTTCGACCTCGGTCTGCGGCACGAGCGCGTGCGCAACGACTCCACCGGGGGCGTGGTGAGCGCGAACACTGACGCGTGGCTCCCCCGGCTGGCGGCCGCCTACGATCTCCGCGGTGACGGCGCCTGGGTGGCCCAGGCCACCTACGGCCGCTACGCCGGGCGCTACAGCGAGGCGCAGTTCACGGCGAACTCCGACGTGGGCAATCCCAGCCTGCTCATCTCCGTCTACACGGGCGCGACGGGCCAGGGGCTCGACTTCGCCCCCGGGCTCGACCCGGCCAACTACACGGTCCCGGTCTTCGGCAGCTTCCCGACGGCGAACGTGTCGTTCGAAGACGGGCTGTCGTCGGCGAGGAACACCGAGATGACGGCGTCCTTCGGCGGCGAACTCGGCGCGCGGGGCTACGTGAAGGCCACATACGTCCATCGGCGCACCTCGAACGTGATCGAGGACTTCATCACGAGTGCGCTGGGCGCCACCACGATCGTCAGGGACGGCGTGGAGGTGGGCACCTACGACAACATCCAGTACCGCAACGTCGGCGACGCGCTCTACCGCGAGTACGACGCGCTCGTGCTGCAGAACCGCTACCGGCTCACGAATGCCTGGTCGCTGTCCGGTCACTGGACGCTCCAGCTCCGGAACAACGGCAACTTCGAGGGCGAGGCCGCGAATCGGCCGGGCGCCACGTCGCCGTTCGGCGACTACCCCGAGGCGTTCAACGCCGAGCGACACTACCCGGTGGGCCGGCTCGACGACTTCCAGCGCCACAAGGTGCGGGTGTGGACGACCTACCTCGCCGACCTGGGCCGCGCGGGCTCGCTGGACGTGACCGCGCTCTACCGCTACAACTCGGGACTGACCTACAGCCTTCGCGCGAACGGCGAGCCCCTGAGCGCGCTGCAGACGGCCAACGCCGCGGCGGCGGGCTACGCGGGCCTGCCGGGCGGCGGCGTCCAGACGATCTACTTCGGGGACCGCGGCACCGGCGCCTTCAACGGATACGGCGTCGTCGACCTGAACGTGGGCTACAACGTGCCCGTCTTCCGCTCGCTGCGGCCCTACGTGAAGCTCGAGCTCCTGGACGTGCTGAACAACCAGACGCTGGCCACGTTCGACACGACCGTGTCGGCCGACTGGTCCGGCCCGCTCGATGCCCTGGGGCTGCCGACGACCTACGTGAAAGGCCCGCGCTTCGGCCAGGCGACGCGGAGCGCCGACTATCCCGCGTGGCGCACCGGCCAGACCGGCGGGCGCGCGTTCCTGATGGCCATGGGCCTCAGGTTCTGA
- a CDS encoding inositol-3-phosphate synthase, protein MKTPVQIAPAKGKLGVLLVGLGAVSTTTIAGVLAIRKGLAQPIGSLTQMGTIRLGKRTENRSPRINEFVDLASLNDIVFGGWDIFEEDTYAAARTAGVLEPSLLDKVRREMEAIRPMSAVFDQRYVKRLNGPNVKKGKSKMHLAEQVIADIRAFKAKHKCTRLVMVWCGSTEVFMKQGPVHRSLAAFEKGLAKSDVAIPSSMVYAYAALKEGIPFANAAPNLTADVPAMLELAGKTQAPVAGNDMKTGQTLIKTIIAPGLKARMIGVRGWYSTNILGNRDGEVLDDPESFKTKEESKKSALDYIFQPQLYPELYKDISHVVRINYYPPRGDNKEGWDNIDIFGWLGYPMQLKINFLCRDSILAAPIVLDSALFLDLAKRAGMSGIQEWLSFYFKAPMHAPEVYPEHDLFIQLMKLKNTLRYLKGEELITHLGREYYD, encoded by the coding sequence GTGAAAACACCCGTACAGATCGCCCCTGCCAAGGGCAAGCTCGGCGTCCTCCTCGTGGGTCTCGGCGCCGTCAGCACCACCACCATCGCCGGCGTCCTCGCCATCCGGAAGGGCCTCGCGCAGCCGATCGGCTCGCTGACCCAGATGGGCACCATCCGGCTGGGCAAGCGGACCGAGAACCGTTCGCCGAGGATCAACGAGTTCGTGGACCTCGCCAGCCTGAACGACATCGTCTTCGGCGGCTGGGACATCTTCGAGGAGGACACCTACGCGGCCGCGCGCACGGCCGGCGTCCTCGAGCCCTCGCTGCTCGACAAGGTCCGCCGGGAGATGGAGGCCATCCGGCCCATGTCCGCGGTGTTCGATCAGCGCTACGTCAAGCGCCTGAACGGCCCGAACGTGAAGAAGGGCAAGAGCAAGATGCACCTGGCCGAGCAGGTCATCGCCGACATCCGCGCGTTCAAGGCCAAGCACAAGTGCACGCGGCTGGTCATGGTGTGGTGCGGCAGCACGGAAGTCTTCATGAAGCAGGGGCCAGTGCACCGCTCGCTCGCCGCCTTCGAGAAGGGGCTGGCGAAGAGCGACGTCGCGATTCCCTCGTCCATGGTCTACGCCTACGCGGCGCTGAAGGAAGGCATCCCGTTCGCCAACGCCGCGCCCAATCTCACCGCGGATGTCCCGGCGATGCTGGAGCTCGCGGGCAAGACGCAGGCGCCCGTGGCCGGCAACGACATGAAGACCGGCCAGACGCTGATCAAGACGATCATCGCGCCCGGCCTCAAGGCCCGCATGATCGGCGTCCGGGGCTGGTACTCCACGAACATCCTCGGCAATCGCGACGGCGAAGTGCTGGACGATCCGGAGTCGTTCAAGACGAAGGAAGAGAGCAAGAAGAGCGCGCTCGACTACATCTTCCAGCCCCAGCTCTACCCCGAGCTGTACAAGGACATCTCCCACGTCGTCCGCATCAACTACTACCCGCCGCGGGGCGACAACAAGGAAGGCTGGGACAACATCGACATCTTCGGCTGGCTCGGCTACCCGATGCAGCTCAAGATCAACTTCCTCTGCCGCGACTCCATCCTGGCCGCGCCCATCGTCCTCGACTCCGCGCTGTTCCTCGACCTGGCCAAGCGCGCGGGCATGTCCGGCATCCAGGAGTGGCTGTCCTTCTACTTCAAGGCGCCGATGCACGCCCCCGAGGTGTATCCGGAGCACGACCTGTTCATCCAGCTCATGAAGCTGAAGAACACGCTGCGTTACCTGAAGGGCGAAGAGCTCATCACGCACCTGGGCCGGGAGTACTACGACTAG